The following coding sequences lie in one Caproicibacterium argilliputei genomic window:
- a CDS encoding lysylphosphatidylglycerol synthase transmembrane domain-containing protein, producing MSKFKNVLKKNLFTIVTLAISMAILLVFLFRGNSVQQLSKIFSSLSVGWMLLAFATLAVTWLLEGTADWLLCRHLYPHWSFGRAFMIGMTGLFYSAVTPFSTGGQPMQIYYMSKMGMQPGHSAAVISVKTITYQITMVLFSLLLIGSELPFFVRNVSNLAFLTLFGVVSNVLFILAVVLVSVNAGFIYRLLHSLLNLLGKMHLVKEPEKKYASIIAHLDTFHAGFKVMGRNWKLYLAVCLLTVVQIFVSSSVTYCIYRAFHLRGATLLVMIAAQVFANMVAAFVPLPGGSGGAEVSFSAFCHVFFQNLLTPALLVWRLLTYYGSILFGCIFVFAGARKYVGAVPPKDTGGTSAVEKKSA from the coding sequence ATGTCAAAATTCAAGAACGTCCTGAAAAAGAACCTGTTCACCATTGTTACGCTCGCCATTTCCATGGCGATTCTGCTGGTGTTTCTGTTCCGCGGGAACAGCGTACAGCAGCTTTCAAAGATTTTCAGCAGTTTAAGCGTTGGCTGGATGCTGCTTGCCTTTGCCACGCTGGCTGTCACCTGGCTGCTGGAGGGCACTGCCGACTGGCTGCTGTGCCGCCACCTGTACCCGCACTGGAGCTTTGGCCGCGCCTTTATGATTGGAATGACCGGCTTGTTTTACAGCGCGGTCACGCCCTTTTCAACCGGCGGGCAGCCCATGCAGATTTATTATATGTCCAAAATGGGGATGCAGCCGGGCCACAGCGCCGCGGTCATTTCTGTCAAGACCATCACCTACCAGATCACGATGGTTCTGTTTTCTCTGCTGCTCATCGGCAGCGAGCTGCCCTTTTTCGTACGCAATGTCAGTAATCTGGCGTTTCTGACGCTTTTCGGGGTGGTTTCTAATGTGCTCTTTATTCTGGCGGTCGTGCTGGTTTCTGTAAATGCCGGCTTCATCTACCGGCTGCTGCACAGCCTGCTGAATCTGCTCGGCAAAATGCATTTGGTCAAGGAGCCGGAAAAGAAATATGCATCCATCATTGCGCACTTGGACACGTTTCACGCCGGCTTCAAGGTCATGGGGCGAAACTGGAAGCTTTACCTTGCCGTCTGCCTGCTGACCGTCGTGCAGATTTTCGTCAGCAGTTCCGTAACCTACTGCATTTACCGGGCGTTTCACCTGCGCGGCGCCACGCTGCTGGTCATGATCGCGGCGCAGGTCTTTGCTAACATGGTGGCAGCGTTCGTGCCGCTGCCGGGCGGCTCCGGTGGGGCGGAGGTTTCCTTTTCCGCGTTCTGCCATGTCTTCTTTCAGAACCTGCTGACACCGGCGCTGCTGGTTTGGCGTCTGCTGACCTACTACGGCAGTATTCTGTTCGGGTGTATTTTTGTCTTTGCCGGTGCACGCAAATATGTTGGCGCCGTACCGCCGAAAGACACCGGCGGCACATCCGCCGTCGAAAAAAAATCCGCATAA
- a CDS encoding lysylphosphatidylglycerol synthase transmembrane domain-containing protein: protein MSKFLRLLKKHLFTILVLSITMGILLFSLFREKSLPELAHIFSSLSPYWMLMAAATLVGTWLMEALCNWLLCRHLYPGWTYGKSFMIGITGIFYACITPAAMGAQPMQIYYMSKMGMEGAKSAAIISAKTITHQTTMVVFSLILICTELPFFVKNVSNLAVFTVFGLATNILFIAGVVLVSVRVKFIYRWLHAVIRWLGKIHLLKEPEKKYESAIQQLDSFHDGFETMGHSWKLYLAVCLITVVQLVFGSLDTYFIYRAFHLSGAPASQIVSAEVFATMVIAFVPLPGNAGGAELSFDAFCRIFFGSLTTPAMLVWRLLTYYGSIVFGLLYVSIGARKYLHTRPDSSAASLPPDGDAP from the coding sequence ATGTCAAAGTTTCTGCGGCTTTTGAAAAAGCATTTATTTACCATCCTTGTGCTGTCCATCACCATGGGCATTCTTCTCTTTTCGCTGTTCCGTGAAAAGAGTCTGCCGGAGCTGGCACACATCTTCAGTTCCCTGAGTCCGTACTGGATGCTGATGGCTGCGGCAACACTGGTGGGCACATGGCTGATGGAGGCGCTGTGCAACTGGCTGCTGTGCCGCCACCTGTACCCCGGCTGGACCTACGGAAAATCCTTTATGATTGGCATTACCGGCATTTTTTACGCCTGCATCACCCCTGCCGCCATGGGCGCCCAGCCCATGCAGATTTACTATATGTCCAAAATGGGCATGGAGGGCGCCAAAAGCGCCGCTATTATCTCTGCTAAAACCATTACACACCAAACCACGATGGTTGTTTTTTCGCTGATTCTCATCTGTACAGAGCTGCCGTTCTTTGTAAAGAACGTGTCAAACCTCGCTGTTTTCACCGTATTTGGTCTGGCAACCAACATTCTCTTCATTGCCGGTGTCGTACTGGTTTCCGTACGGGTCAAATTCATCTACCGGTGGCTGCACGCCGTGATACGCTGGCTCGGAAAAATCCACCTGCTCAAGGAACCTGAGAAGAAATATGAAAGCGCAATCCAACAGTTGGATTCCTTTCACGACGGATTTGAAACCATGGGGCACAGCTGGAAGCTGTACCTGGCGGTCTGCCTCATCACCGTGGTACAGCTGGTTTTCGGCAGTCTGGACACCTACTTCATTTACCGGGCATTTCACCTTTCCGGTGCGCCTGCCAGCCAGATTGTTTCCGCAGAGGTTTTTGCAACCATGGTCATCGCCTTCGTCCCGCTGCCCGGCAACGCAGGCGGCGCGGAGCTTTCCTTTGATGCATTCTGCCGTATTTTCTTCGGCAGCCTGACCACCCCCGCCATGCTGGTCTGGCGTCTGCTGACCTACTATGGCTCCATTGTGTTCGGTTTGCTGTATGTTTCCATCGGCGCCCGCAAATATCTGCATACCCGTCCGGATTCCTCTGCCGCTTCTCTGCCGCCGGACGGCGATGCCCCTTGA
- a CDS encoding lysylphosphatidylglycerol synthase transmembrane domain-containing protein, with translation MYKLKRFFKRYWVTILTLVLTMTILLTLLFRKDTPQNTLQIMKHLRPFWVLLTFGTVAATWLLEGAVYWMLARRLHPGWAYGQAFLVAMSGIFYGSITPLSSGGPPMQLYCMNKMGIAPGESAAVISAKSVTYQITMFLFSLSMICTALPFFTQNVSKMMWLTAFGLLANVVLIAGLLLVSFKADLITRPLQAILRGLAKLHLVKNPEQTGSRITGQFDTFREGFRTIGRGWKLYLAICAITVIQLAVGSLDTYCVYRAFGFHDASPWLLMSAKIFAMMVASLVPLPGNSGGFEAAFNAFFRIFFSTMITPALLVWRVVTYYAGMAVGFLVVSALTRRYIGSPLPHLFHAASHSFSRKKRKKPRQPLS, from the coding sequence ATGTATAAACTCAAACGGTTTTTCAAGCGTTACTGGGTAACGATTCTGACGCTTGTCCTGACCATGACCATTCTACTGACGCTTCTGTTCCGCAAGGATACCCCGCAGAACACCCTGCAAATCATGAAGCATCTGCGCCCTTTCTGGGTGCTGCTGACATTCGGCACCGTGGCAGCCACCTGGCTGCTGGAGGGCGCGGTATACTGGATGCTGGCGCGGCGCCTGCACCCGGGATGGGCGTACGGGCAGGCGTTTCTGGTTGCCATGTCCGGCATTTTTTACGGCTCTATCACGCCGCTTTCTTCCGGCGGGCCACCGATGCAGCTGTACTGCATGAATAAAATGGGCATTGCACCCGGCGAAAGCGCCGCTGTGATTTCAGCAAAATCAGTCACTTACCAAATCACCATGTTTCTGTTTTCCCTCTCCATGATCTGCACAGCACTGCCGTTTTTTACGCAGAATGTTTCAAAAATGATGTGGCTGACCGCCTTTGGCCTGCTTGCCAATGTTGTTCTGATTGCCGGTCTGCTGCTGGTCTCGTTCAAGGCTGACCTCATCACCCGACCGCTGCAGGCGATTCTGCGCGGCCTTGCCAAGCTGCACTTGGTCAAAAACCCGGAGCAGACCGGCAGCCGCATCACCGGGCAGTTCGACACATTCCGTGAGGGATTCCGCACCATCGGCCGCGGCTGGAAACTGTACCTTGCCATCTGCGCCATCACCGTCATCCAGCTGGCCGTCGGCAGTTTGGACACATACTGCGTTTACCGTGCGTTCGGCTTTCACGATGCATCGCCGTGGCTGCTGATGTCCGCGAAAATCTTTGCTATGATGGTTGCCTCCTTGGTTCCGCTGCCGGGTAACTCCGGTGGCTTTGAGGCCGCTTTCAATGCCTTTTTCCGCATTTTCTTCAGCACCATGATTACCCCTGCGCTGCTTGTGTGGCGCGTGGTGACCTACTACGCCGGCATGGCGGTGGGCTTTCTGGTGGTTTCGGCTTTGACACGCCGCTACATCGGCAGCCCGCTGCCGCATCTGTTCCACGCTGCCAGCCATTCTTTCTCCCGCAAAAAAAGGAAAAAACCGCG